From the genome of Geoglobus ahangari, one region includes:
- a CDS encoding metal-dependent hydrolase, whose amino-acid sequence MKVTWLGHACFVLEGSKTVVIDPFLVGNPLAPVKPGDLKADVVLVTHGHGDHLGDAVEIARNNDCPVVAIHELSRILSSKGVEAVGMNIGGTAKVSGVSVTMVKAFHSADVEEDGGIISAGDPAGFVVEMDGVRVYHCGDTDVFMDMQLIGELYSPDVMLVPIGGWYTMGIREAVKAVELVKPKYVVPMHYNTFPVIETDPEEFKKAVEERVEGVEVKILRPGESLEVQ is encoded by the coding sequence GTGAAGGTAACCTGGCTCGGACACGCGTGTTTTGTGCTGGAAGGAAGCAAGACTGTAGTCATAGACCCGTTCCTCGTGGGGAACCCCCTCGCACCCGTCAAGCCCGGGGATCTCAAGGCAGATGTCGTACTGGTGACGCACGGTCACGGGGACCATCTCGGGGATGCGGTAGAAATCGCAAGGAACAATGACTGTCCGGTTGTGGCAATTCACGAGCTCTCGAGGATTCTCTCGTCCAAGGGTGTTGAGGCAGTCGGGATGAACATAGGCGGAACGGCGAAGGTATCTGGCGTTTCCGTCACAATGGTCAAGGCGTTCCACTCTGCAGATGTTGAGGAGGACGGGGGAATAATCTCCGCCGGAGACCCAGCTGGCTTTGTAGTTGAGATGGATGGGGTCAGGGTGTACCACTGCGGGGACACAGATGTATTCATGGACATGCAGCTGATCGGAGAGCTATACTCCCCAGACGTTATGCTCGTCCCGATAGGTGGGTGGTACACCATGGGCATAAGGGAGGCCGTGAAAGCGGTTGAGCTCGTGAAGCCCAAATACGTGGTGCCCATGCACTACAACACGTTCCCTGTAATCGAGACTGACCCAGAGGAGTTCAAAAAGGCGGTTGAGGAGAGGGTTGAAGGGGTTGAAGTGAAAATCCTCAGGCCCGGAGAGTCCCTGGAGGTTCAGTAA
- a CDS encoding acetate--CoA ligase: protein MMGIYPPKEFIQQANVRDPAIYSRASENWVEFWEDFARELEWFEPWEKFLDDSKAPYFRFFVGGKINACYNCVDRHADMRNKAALIWEGENGETRTLTYFQLYREVNAFSAALRELGVEKGSRVAIYMPNIPEAVVAMLACARIGATHVFIFEGFSARSAGFRLKDSRSEFLITADGYYRRGEVTNLKEKADQAIEQYGGIKSVVVVRRAGIDVEMVDGRDHWYHEITKKGYTEPEILDSNHPLFIMYTSGSTAEPKGVVHSTGGYLVHVYATSKLVLDLKPNDIIWTTASLGWITGHSYGVYGPLSVGATVLMYEGAPDYPDKCRTFEIIEKYGVSVFYTVPTLARMILTCKTDSYDLSTIRLIGTVGEPIEPETWTWLYREVGRERAPVVNTWWQTETGGHVISQLPALTPMKPASVGKALPGFEVAILDDGGKPVKPFEIGNLVIKRPFPGLMLEISGDPKSYVKFYWSKYGKRVYFTGDSAYMDEEGHIWIVGRVDDVLNISGHRVSLIEIEQVAMGVKEVREVSAIGIPDRVKGSVIALFVVSEEASEEVGRKITEKIERDIGKIAKPGLIVFVPELPKSSGKVVKRAIYDAVVGKKKPAFLSNPEVAEMLMKIKPSERGVVIL, encoded by the coding sequence TTTTTTGTTGGCGGCAAGATAAACGCGTGCTACAACTGCGTTGACAGGCATGCAGACATGAGGAACAAGGCAGCGCTGATATGGGAGGGAGAGAACGGAGAGACGAGAACTCTGACGTACTTCCAGCTCTACAGGGAGGTGAACGCGTTCAGCGCGGCCCTCAGGGAGCTGGGAGTTGAGAAGGGGTCGAGGGTTGCGATATACATGCCCAACATACCCGAGGCTGTTGTTGCGATGCTCGCCTGCGCGAGGATAGGGGCGACCCACGTGTTCATATTCGAGGGCTTCAGCGCGAGATCGGCAGGGTTCAGACTGAAGGACAGCAGATCAGAGTTCCTGATAACGGCGGACGGATACTACAGGAGGGGAGAGGTGACAAACCTCAAGGAGAAGGCGGATCAGGCCATCGAGCAGTACGGGGGAATAAAGAGCGTCGTGGTGGTCAGGAGAGCTGGAATAGACGTGGAGATGGTTGACGGGAGGGATCACTGGTACCACGAGATAACGAAGAAGGGATACACCGAGCCCGAGATTCTCGACTCGAACCACCCGCTCTTCATAATGTACACGTCCGGCTCGACAGCTGAGCCAAAGGGAGTTGTGCACTCAACAGGCGGCTACCTCGTGCACGTCTACGCCACATCCAAGCTCGTTCTCGATCTCAAGCCAAATGACATAATCTGGACGACCGCAAGCCTCGGGTGGATCACGGGCCACAGCTACGGGGTCTACGGGCCGCTTTCAGTCGGCGCAACAGTCCTCATGTACGAGGGTGCCCCGGACTACCCCGACAAGTGCAGGACGTTCGAGATCATCGAGAAGTACGGCGTCTCGGTTTTCTACACCGTCCCAACGCTCGCGAGGATGATCCTCACCTGCAAGACCGACAGCTATGACCTGAGCACCATCAGGCTGATAGGCACGGTCGGTGAGCCGATAGAGCCTGAAACATGGACGTGGCTTTACCGCGAGGTCGGAAGGGAGAGGGCACCTGTCGTCAACACCTGGTGGCAGACGGAAACTGGAGGACATGTTATCTCTCAGCTTCCCGCACTGACACCCATGAAGCCAGCATCGGTCGGGAAGGCACTTCCCGGCTTTGAGGTTGCCATACTCGACGATGGGGGGAAGCCGGTCAAACCCTTCGAAATCGGCAACCTCGTCATAAAGAGGCCGTTTCCGGGGCTGATGCTCGAGATAAGCGGTGATCCGAAAAGCTACGTCAAGTTCTACTGGAGCAAGTACGGGAAGAGGGTTTACTTTACTGGCGACTCCGCGTACATGGATGAGGAGGGTCACATATGGATTGTGGGCAGGGTTGATGACGTGCTGAACATCTCCGGCCACAGGGTGTCGCTGATCGAGATAGAGCAGGTGGCCATGGGCGTTAAGGAGGTCAGGGAGGTCTCGGCCATAGGCATACCCGACAGGGTTAAGGGGAGCGTCATAGCACTCTTCGTCGTCTCAGAGGAGGCCAGCGAGGAGGTCGGCAGGAAGATAACCGAGAAGATCGAGAGGGACATTGGAAAGATAGCCAAGCCCGGACTGATAGTCTTCGTCCCGGAGCTGCCCAAGTCGAGCGGCAAAGTTGTTAAGAGGGCCATATACGATGCGGTCGTTGGAAAGAAGAAACCGGCATTCCTCTCCAACCCGGAAGTGGCGGAGATGCTCATGAAGATAAAGCCGAGCGAGAGGGGAGTGGTAATCCTCTGA
- the comD gene encoding sulfopyruvate decarboxylase subunit alpha, which yields MIEDDVARVLRRAGITDILYLPCERVKLLISVLTRTFRPVPLAREEEGVGIAAGLFMGGRRPAILVQSSGFGNMVNALMSLTRTYALPLPLLISWRGVFGEKIPAQVPMGEKLPKLLDALDIEYAIFSGKNLSDLENLVSSAYEEARITAVLLRPDIWSPADDVEFEPREFGDVRVNVSGGRARYTRFEIIEGIKEHLEGKIVVSNIGYPSRELYSVLDQPTNFYMLGSMGLATSIALGLNLTGREVVSLDGDGSILMNPSTIFTAGLLSEKGLKIIAIDNSAYGSTGNQKTATVKADLTMLGLAAGLKVTRASTPEEIISAMGQDESVFIHALAKPGNARVGVIPMKPVEIKERFMEAIR from the coding sequence ATGATAGAAGATGATGTCGCCAGAGTTCTAAGGCGTGCTGGCATAACCGACATCCTGTACCTCCCCTGCGAGAGGGTTAAACTCCTGATAAGCGTCCTCACCAGAACATTCAGGCCAGTGCCCCTTGCGAGAGAGGAGGAAGGGGTCGGCATAGCGGCAGGGTTGTTCATGGGCGGTAGAAGGCCGGCCATCCTCGTGCAGTCGTCAGGGTTTGGAAACATGGTGAACGCGCTGATGAGCCTCACAAGAACCTACGCCCTCCCACTGCCACTCCTGATAAGCTGGAGGGGGGTTTTTGGAGAGAAAATTCCGGCTCAGGTTCCGATGGGAGAAAAACTACCAAAACTGCTCGATGCCCTCGACATAGAGTACGCGATCTTCTCTGGAAAGAACCTCAGCGACCTCGAGAACCTTGTCTCATCCGCCTACGAGGAGGCGAGGATAACTGCAGTTCTGCTAAGGCCCGATATCTGGAGTCCCGCAGATGATGTCGAGTTTGAGCCGAGAGAGTTCGGGGATGTTCGCGTCAATGTGAGCGGTGGAAGGGCGAGGTACACGAGGTTCGAGATAATTGAGGGAATCAAGGAGCATTTGGAAGGGAAGATAGTCGTGTCCAACATAGGGTACCCGAGCAGAGAGCTCTACTCGGTTCTCGACCAGCCGACCAACTTCTACATGCTCGGAAGCATGGGCCTCGCCACCTCAATCGCCCTCGGGCTTAACCTGACAGGGAGGGAGGTGGTGTCGCTGGACGGAGACGGCTCGATACTTATGAACCCATCGACCATCTTCACTGCAGGCCTTCTCTCGGAGAAGGGGCTCAAGATCATAGCAATAGATAACTCGGCTTACGGAAGCACCGGAAACCAGAAGACGGCGACTGTCAAGGCAGACCTCACAATGCTCGGGCTTGCTGCAGGTCTGAAGGTGACCCGCGCTTCAACTCCGGAAGAGATAATAAGCGCCATGGGACAAGATGAGAGCGTGTTCATCCACGCGCTCGCCAAGCCCGGAAACGCGAGGGTGGGTGTGATACCCATGAAGCCCGTTGAGATAAAGGAGAGGTTCATGGAGGCAATCAGATGA
- a CDS encoding OBG GTPase family GTP-binding protein — MDILQEIKRLEEEIRKTPYNKATEHHIGRLKAKLARLKGEAEKQRKKTGGEQFAIKKEGDATVVLVGYPSVGKSTILNALTGAKSEVGDYDFTTLKPVPGMLEYKGARIQIVDVPGLMEGASKGRGRGREILAAIRNADLIVIVVDVFTLHNVDVLKRELYEGGIRLDERPPEVIIKKRATGGLNVKSTVPLSLDEETIKGILREYKIHNGDVLIREDITIDRLIDAILGNRVYIPSITVVNKIDLYPDVEIPDKAIPISAEKGTNLDVLVEEIYRKLDFIRVFLKPPGGKVEEEPMILRRGARVEDVCRKLHRDMVENFKYAKVWGKSVKFDGQRVGIDHQLEDGDVLTIYAK, encoded by the coding sequence ATGGACATACTTCAGGAGATCAAGAGACTCGAGGAAGAGATCAGGAAGACGCCCTACAACAAGGCCACGGAGCACCACATTGGCAGGCTGAAGGCCAAGCTCGCGAGGCTGAAGGGGGAGGCTGAGAAGCAGAGGAAGAAGACCGGAGGAGAGCAGTTCGCCATAAAGAAGGAGGGCGACGCGACAGTTGTCCTCGTCGGTTATCCGTCTGTGGGCAAGTCCACGATCCTGAACGCCCTTACCGGTGCTAAGAGCGAGGTTGGTGACTACGACTTCACCACGCTAAAACCCGTTCCGGGAATGCTCGAGTACAAGGGAGCCAGAATTCAGATTGTTGACGTTCCCGGGCTTATGGAGGGGGCGTCGAAGGGCAGGGGAAGGGGTAGGGAGATACTTGCGGCGATAAGGAACGCTGACCTGATAGTCATCGTCGTTGACGTCTTCACGCTCCACAATGTGGATGTGCTCAAGAGAGAGCTCTATGAAGGGGGAATAAGGCTCGATGAGAGACCTCCAGAGGTAATCATAAAAAAGAGGGCGACTGGCGGTCTGAATGTGAAGTCCACAGTTCCGCTCTCCCTTGACGAGGAAACGATCAAGGGTATCCTGAGGGAGTACAAGATACACAACGGAGACGTGCTGATAAGGGAGGACATAACCATAGACAGGCTGATAGATGCGATTCTCGGAAACAGGGTCTACATTCCTTCAATAACTGTGGTGAACAAGATCGATCTCTACCCGGACGTCGAGATTCCGGACAAGGCGATACCCATATCTGCGGAGAAGGGGACGAACCTTGATGTTCTCGTGGAGGAGATCTACAGGAAGCTGGACTTCATAAGAGTTTTCCTGAAGCCGCCGGGAGGGAAGGTTGAGGAGGAGCCAATGATCCTCAGAAGGGGGGCAAGGGTGGAGGACGTGTGCAGGAAGCTGCACAGGGACATGGTGGAGAACTTCAAGTACGCCAAGGTGTGGGGGAAGAGTGTTAAGTTCGACGGTCAGAGGGTGGGAATCGACCACCAGCTTGAGGACGGAGACGTCCTGACAATTTACGCAAAATAA
- a CDS encoding pyridoxal-phosphate dependent enzyme, whose product MKYELYCPECGQKFEDRGFTFSCPNGCDSIVKTEYKGKNEWSGDGLWRYLSHLPVTGAVEGYREYPAIVRSEEYSEEYGAEIHFILHGYAPELGVEMKTCTFKELETIVSLKYAEERRVNVSLASVGNTANAFMELAKYTPDVHVYLFVPEKVFECVFEVERSENVTLIRVSGGYDMAMELARAFSERKGDVVYEGGGKSFARRDALSTLAYSFMEKAGPPDLYIQSVGSGTGAIAFHDGLERMNVSARIVVVQNEPFTPVADAWASKSRIVPEYSLDPLEVLYAKVLSNKSPLYSQRGGLYDVLTESGGQAVRVSESEARRAGKKFKRSFGIQPFPAAEVTLAALEKIELDGVVAVNITGSGLDRLKKDYKVRRADPDYRVESPEDLELIG is encoded by the coding sequence ATGAAGTACGAGCTTTACTGTCCTGAATGCGGTCAGAAGTTTGAAGACCGCGGATTCACATTCTCCTGCCCAAATGGATGCGATTCCATAGTGAAAACGGAGTACAAGGGGAAAAATGAGTGGTCAGGCGACGGACTGTGGAGGTACCTCAGTCATCTGCCGGTGACGGGTGCGGTAGAGGGTTATAGAGAATATCCGGCAATAGTCAGAAGTGAGGAATACTCCGAGGAGTATGGAGCCGAAATACACTTCATACTCCATGGCTACGCCCCGGAACTCGGTGTGGAGATGAAGACCTGCACCTTCAAGGAGCTTGAAACCATAGTGTCCCTCAAATATGCTGAGGAGAGGAGAGTGAACGTATCTCTCGCCTCAGTTGGCAACACGGCCAATGCGTTCATGGAGCTGGCAAAGTACACTCCAGATGTCCATGTTTATCTCTTCGTGCCCGAGAAAGTCTTCGAGTGCGTGTTCGAGGTTGAGAGAAGCGAGAACGTCACGCTGATCAGGGTCAGTGGCGGGTATGATATGGCCATGGAGCTTGCGAGGGCTTTTTCAGAGCGCAAAGGCGATGTAGTTTACGAGGGCGGAGGAAAGAGTTTTGCAAGACGTGATGCTCTGTCCACCCTCGCATACTCGTTTATGGAAAAGGCTGGCCCACCTGACCTCTACATCCAGTCCGTTGGCAGTGGTACGGGAGCGATAGCATTCCACGATGGACTGGAGAGGATGAATGTGAGTGCGAGAATCGTGGTGGTGCAGAACGAGCCGTTCACTCCGGTTGCAGACGCATGGGCGAGCAAAAGCCGGATCGTTCCGGAATACAGCCTTGATCCACTCGAGGTTCTCTATGCCAAGGTTCTCTCGAACAAAAGCCCCCTGTACTCCCAGAGGGGTGGGCTTTACGATGTTCTGACTGAGAGTGGAGGACAGGCGGTCAGGGTCTCAGAGAGTGAGGCGAGAAGAGCTGGAAAGAAGTTCAAGAGATCGTTCGGAATTCAGCCGTTTCCCGCGGCCGAAGTTACACTTGCAGCCCTCGAGAAGATCGAGCTTGACGGAGTTGTGGCCGTAAACATAACCGGGTCTGGCCTCGACAGGCTGAAGAAAGACTATAAAGTCAGAAGGGCAGATCCAGACTACAGGGTTGAAAGTCCTGAGGATCTGGAGCTGATAGGATGA
- the hsp14 gene encoding archaeal heat shock protein Hsp14: protein MRVFDPFEELRRMQERMARLLDEFDRMSLTAGVELDMPVDVIEEEDRIRIVADLPGFDKSDINVYIEDGDLIIRAERKEEKEDRSRNYIRRERRYGEVYRRISLPAEVDEDKIKARYNNGVLEIEIPKTSKERKVIKIE, encoded by the coding sequence ATGAGGGTATTCGACCCGTTCGAGGAACTCAGGAGGATGCAGGAAAGGATGGCGAGGCTGCTCGACGAGTTCGACAGGATGAGCCTTACTGCAGGAGTTGAGCTTGACATGCCCGTTGATGTGATTGAGGAGGAGGATAGGATAAGGATCGTCGCCGATCTTCCCGGCTTCGACAAGAGCGACATCAACGTTTACATCGAGGATGGCGACCTGATAATCAGGGCTGAGAGAAAGGAAGAGAAGGAGGACAGGAGCAGGAACTACATAAGGAGAGAGAGGAGGTACGGAGAGGTCTACAGGAGAATCTCACTGCCTGCTGAAGTTGATGAGGACAAGATAAAGGCGAGGTACAACAACGGCGTGCTCGAGATAGAGATTCCGAAGACGAGCAAGGAGAGGAAGGTAATAAAGATTGAGTAA
- a CDS encoding 3-isopropylmalate dehydratase large subunit, with translation MAKTIAEKIFSEKSGQDAYAGDIVIAKIDQIALQDGTAPLAIRQVKALGLEKDRIRGAKITHFFVDHAAPSPRKELSNDQKFIREFALEVGADFNKPGEGIIHQIMVERYVNPGDLVVGADSHTCTYGALGAFSTGMGSTDVAIAIALGKNWFRVPETFRIEVNGKLPRGVYAKDLMLTIIGELGVDGATYKALEFHGDTIDSMEMDGRLTMANMAIECGAKAGLFKSDEVTRRFLAERGREERFREIKPDDGAEYERELHFDAGDLEPVVAKPHNVDNVAPVSEVEGTPVDQVFVGTCTNGRLSDIEIVARILKGRRVAENVRLIVGPASREVYLKADELGYLKTIVEAGGLIIPPGCGPCVGIHMGILADGEVCISTQNRNFKGRMGNPEAEIYLSSPATAAASAIEGRISDPRKYL, from the coding sequence ATGGCAAAGACCATCGCAGAGAAGATATTCTCCGAGAAGAGCGGTCAGGACGCTTACGCCGGAGACATTGTCATTGCGAAGATCGACCAGATTGCCCTTCAGGATGGCACCGCTCCACTCGCGATCAGGCAGGTTAAGGCGCTCGGCCTCGAGAAGGACAGGATAAGGGGAGCGAAGATAACGCACTTCTTTGTGGATCATGCTGCACCATCCCCGAGAAAGGAGCTCAGCAATGACCAGAAGTTCATAAGGGAGTTTGCCCTTGAGGTTGGAGCGGACTTCAACAAACCCGGAGAGGGAATAATTCACCAGATAATGGTGGAAAGGTACGTCAATCCGGGTGATCTCGTCGTCGGTGCGGACAGCCACACCTGTACCTATGGCGCTTTGGGTGCATTCTCCACAGGCATGGGGTCAACGGATGTGGCCATAGCCATCGCTCTTGGAAAGAACTGGTTCAGGGTTCCGGAGACGTTCAGGATAGAGGTGAACGGCAAGCTGCCAAGAGGGGTCTATGCCAAGGATCTGATGCTCACGATCATCGGAGAGCTTGGAGTTGATGGGGCAACCTACAAGGCTCTCGAGTTCCACGGCGACACCATAGATTCCATGGAGATGGATGGGAGGCTCACGATGGCCAACATGGCCATAGAGTGCGGGGCGAAGGCAGGACTTTTCAAGAGCGATGAGGTAACGAGAAGGTTCCTCGCAGAGAGGGGGAGAGAGGAGAGGTTCAGGGAAATAAAGCCGGATGATGGGGCTGAGTACGAGAGGGAGCTGCACTTTGACGCTGGCGATCTTGAGCCCGTGGTTGCAAAGCCCCACAACGTTGACAACGTCGCTCCTGTGAGCGAGGTGGAGGGGACGCCAGTCGATCAGGTGTTTGTTGGCACGTGCACGAACGGCAGGCTGAGCGACATAGAGATTGTGGCGAGGATCCTCAAGGGCAGGAGGGTTGCAGAGAACGTGAGGCTCATAGTCGGCCCGGCGAGCAGGGAGGTATACCTGAAAGCCGACGAGCTCGGTTACCTGAAGACAATTGTCGAGGCCGGTGGGCTCATCATACCTCCCGGCTGCGGGCCGTGTGTCGGAATCCACATGGGAATCCTCGCCGACGGGGAGGTGTGCATCTCCACCCAGAACAGGAACTTCAAGGGAAGGATGGGTAACCCAGAGGCTGAGATCTACCTCTCCTCACCCGCAACTGCTGCAGCGAGTGCGATTGAGGGCAGGATAAGTGACCCGAGAAAGTACCTCTGA
- the glmM gene encoding phosphoglucosamine mutase, which translates to MERSLFGTNGVRGIANEELTAELALDLGRTIASLRPGLIAVGMDARISSPMLKSAVLAGIMSSGSDAVDVGITPTPALQYYVKVSKANAGVIVTASHNPREYNGIKFVSHDGVEFSREEDAEAERTLLSKKFRRAGWNEVGRVFEDDANRVYVEGILEKVNADAISEKGFRVVVDCGNGAASFTSPEILKRLDCEMYTINCYPDGRFPARLSEPVEENVKELMDVVRAVKADIGVAHDGDADRATFVDEKGNFVSEDVMLALMAKHYMEKNGGGIVVTPVSTSKCVEDAVVEAGGEVIYTEVGSPVVAKVMKETKAVFGGEGNGGLIFPEHLLARDGGMSLAKVLELMAEENKPLSELAKDIPRYFTLKTKVECRDKKKLLEGLKAEFEDANFTDGARVDFEDGWLLIRPSGTEPIARIFAEARSEKRAKELLELGLEKVRKILGS; encoded by the coding sequence ATGGAGCGCTCCCTTTTCGGCACGAACGGTGTCAGAGGCATAGCCAATGAGGAGCTCACGGCTGAGCTTGCCCTCGACCTCGGCAGAACAATCGCCTCGCTGAGGCCGGGGCTGATAGCGGTGGGGATGGATGCGAGGATATCCTCTCCAATGCTCAAATCGGCCGTTCTGGCAGGAATAATGTCCTCTGGAAGTGATGCAGTTGACGTTGGCATCACCCCAACTCCAGCCCTGCAGTATTACGTAAAAGTCTCCAAGGCCAACGCAGGAGTCATAGTTACCGCGAGCCACAACCCGAGGGAGTACAACGGAATCAAGTTTGTGAGCCATGATGGTGTCGAGTTCTCGAGGGAGGAGGACGCTGAAGCTGAGAGGACTCTGCTCAGCAAGAAGTTCAGAAGAGCCGGGTGGAATGAGGTTGGCAGGGTTTTTGAGGATGATGCGAACAGAGTGTATGTTGAGGGGATTCTGGAGAAGGTCAATGCTGACGCAATTTCTGAGAAGGGTTTCAGGGTGGTTGTTGACTGCGGAAATGGGGCGGCATCGTTCACAAGCCCCGAAATTCTGAAGAGGCTGGACTGCGAGATGTACACGATAAACTGCTACCCGGACGGAAGATTTCCCGCGAGGCTCTCAGAGCCTGTTGAGGAGAATGTAAAGGAGCTGATGGATGTCGTTAGGGCCGTGAAGGCAGATATCGGGGTAGCCCACGATGGCGACGCTGACAGGGCGACATTTGTTGACGAGAAAGGAAACTTTGTGAGCGAGGACGTCATGCTGGCGCTGATGGCCAAGCACTATATGGAGAAAAATGGAGGAGGTATAGTCGTAACTCCGGTGAGCACATCCAAGTGCGTTGAGGATGCTGTCGTGGAGGCCGGTGGAGAGGTGATCTACACCGAAGTGGGATCGCCTGTGGTTGCCAAGGTCATGAAGGAGACGAAAGCCGTATTTGGTGGAGAGGGGAACGGTGGGCTAATCTTCCCGGAACACCTCCTGGCGAGAGACGGAGGAATGAGCCTTGCGAAGGTGCTCGAGCTAATGGCCGAGGAGAACAAGCCACTTTCCGAACTTGCAAAGGACATCCCGCGCTACTTCACCCTGAAAACGAAGGTGGAGTGCAGGGACAAGAAGAAGCTGCTTGAAGGGCTTAAAGCCGAGTTTGAGGACGCGAACTTCACAGACGGTGCGAGGGTAGACTTTGAGGACGGATGGCTGCTGATAAGGCCGTCAGGCACAGAGCCGATAGCGAGGATTTTTGCTGAGGCGAGGAGCGAGAAGAGGGCAAAGGAGCTTCTCGAGCTGGGGCTGGAAAAGGTCAGGAAAATTCTTGGGAGTTAG
- a CDS encoding response regulator — protein MSRYKILVVEDDPAVLDVVKLMLNGNNCQVLTARNGREAVDLYRFAKPDIVLMDIEMPVMDGIEATKEILRLDPNAKIIGVTAFSKTKGKDLIAAGALEMIEKPFTRRKLLAAIKKYLEC, from the coding sequence ATGAGCAGGTACAAGATACTGGTGGTGGAAGACGACCCGGCTGTTCTGGACGTTGTCAAGCTCATGCTCAACGGCAACAATTGCCAAGTTTTGACGGCGAGAAACGGCCGAGAGGCGGTCGATCTCTACAGGTTCGCAAAGCCGGACATAGTCCTGATGGACATAGAGATGCCAGTGATGGACGGGATCGAGGCTACCAAGGAGATACTCAGGCTCGATCCAAACGCCAAGATCATCGGCGTCACGGCGTTCTCAAAAACCAAGGGCAAGGATCTGATAGCGGCCGGAGCTCTGGAGATGATAGAGAAGCCATTCACAAGGAGGAAGCTCCTTGCAGCAATAAAAAAGTATTTGGAGTGCTAA
- a CDS encoding ABC transporter substrate-binding protein: MRIGYLSTLYHTSHMLRIENVVKAEWRIFGTGVAIINAMERGEIDLAYVGLTPAILGIDRGLDMVCIAGGHVEGTAIVGRECGAFPDCLEGKRVGVPSRGSIHDVILRSYLEHVDFEVVNYPWAEMVFDDFIDGKLDFACGTPNLAVLTMRYGARLAVDMESVWPWNPNYGIVVRRKYLEDNFESIKDFLIKHEWASNILREAPDHSASLLERYLRGELGKDVVERILKLSPKYCSSLPEEYVRSAISLSREMERLGYISSRLSERDVFDYELVREIHPQPQHYK, encoded by the coding sequence ATGAGGATCGGATATCTCTCAACCCTCTACCACACATCACACATGCTGAGAATCGAGAACGTGGTTAAAGCCGAGTGGAGAATTTTCGGCACCGGTGTGGCGATAATCAACGCGATGGAGCGCGGGGAGATTGACCTCGCGTACGTGGGACTGACCCCGGCGATTCTGGGAATCGACAGGGGTCTGGACATGGTCTGCATAGCCGGAGGTCACGTGGAGGGGACGGCAATAGTAGGAAGGGAATGCGGAGCGTTTCCAGATTGCCTTGAGGGGAAAAGGGTGGGTGTCCCATCGAGAGGGAGCATCCACGATGTTATTCTCAGGAGCTATCTGGAACACGTGGACTTTGAGGTTGTAAACTACCCATGGGCGGAGATGGTATTTGATGATTTCATAGACGGGAAGCTCGACTTTGCGTGCGGAACACCGAACCTCGCAGTCCTGACCATGAGGTACGGGGCAAGGCTTGCGGTGGACATGGAGAGCGTGTGGCCGTGGAACCCTAACTACGGCATCGTCGTGAGAAGGAAATACTTGGAGGACAACTTCGAGAGCATCAAGGACTTCCTGATAAAGCACGAGTGGGCGAGCAACATCCTGAGAGAGGCCCCAGACCACTCTGCATCCCTGCTCGAGAGGTACCTCAGAGGAGAGCTCGGGAAAGATGTGGTTGAGAGGATTCTCAAGCTCAGTCCAAAGTATTGCTCTTCTTTGCCAGAAGAGTATGTTAGAAGTGCTATTTCGCTCTCCAGAGAGATGGAGAGGCTCGGATACATAAGCTCGAGGCTTAGCGAGAGGGACGTGTTCGACTACGAGCTTGTAAGGGAGATCCACCCCCAGCCCCAGCACTACAAGTGA